One genomic region from Tigriopus californicus strain San Diego chromosome 4, Tcal_SD_v2.1, whole genome shotgun sequence encodes:
- the LOC131879050 gene encoding galactoside alpha-(1,2)-fucosyltransferase 2-like produces MLCQVILSLFISCFVEGHAKSDSVLYAVEDHAEGYCPSFYDQWCSNRSHLINNKTSVFTFQSTGRLGNQMLSYVMAMAMSDRAGFISFLPSHVLNRLSYFFEDIDTTKSVRPLESFCYSSIDWMSFHGSFVRFMEDPEMQVDHAIEIHKTLRLLGNNLIQNMRWDVIFDEPNLLAKVRHQFTMRSVFVHQAQQRLLSLKEAYYQRQKKMLKKQRRFPLQFVGVHVRRTDGPVGIVKAYKLPELDPSYYLRAIDAYMTKYKNVLFVMVSDDIEWVKQMIIKRLPKAPLFVGGSGIPDDDDEIGLDFALLTQCNHSITSYGTFSYWSSFLTNGSSLFPSMVFTANSKSNPLDSPWPIWAMPDSGLKY; encoded by the exons ATGTTGTGTCAAGTCATTCTGTCTCTCTTTATATCCTGTTTTGTTGAGGGACACGCCAAATCTGATTCCGTGCTCTATGCCGTTGAAGATCATGCTGAGGGATATTGTCCTAGTTTTTACGACCAATGGTGCTCAAATCGGAGTCATTTGATCAACAACAAGACGTCGGTATTCACTTTCCAG TCGACCGGGCGTTTAGGCAACCAAATGCTGAGCTATGTGATGGCCATGGCCATGTCCGATCGGGCTGGATTCATTTCGTTCTTGCCCTCGCATGTATTGAACAGGTTGTCCTATTTCTTCGAGGACATTGACACAACCAAGTCAGTGAGACCCCTGGAATCGTTTTGTTATTCATCCATTGATTGGATGTCCTTCCATGGAAGTTTCGTACGTTTCATGGAGGATCCGGAAATGCAAGTGGATCACGCCATAGAGATACATAAAACA CTCCGTCTCTTGGGGAATAACCTgattcaaaatatgcgctGGGACGTCATCTTTGATGAGCCGAATCTTTTGGCGAAGGTGCGACATCAGTTTACCATGCGGTCGGTTTTTGTTCATCAGGCACAGCAGAGACTGCTGTCTTTAAAAGAGGCCTATTACCAACGACAGAAAAAGATGTTGAAGAAACAACGCCGATTTCCATTGCAATTTGTGGGTGTTCACGTCAG GCGAACGGATGGTCCGGTGGGTATTGTGAAAGCCTACAAGTTACCCGAACTGGACCCCTCCTATTACCTGAGAGCCATCGATGCCTACATGACCAAGTACAAGAATGTTTTATTTGTGATGGTGTCGGATGACATCGAATGGGTCAAGCAGATGATCATCAAAAGACTACCCAAGGCTCCTCTGTTTGTGGGTGGGTCTGGCATTccggatgatgatgacgagatCGGGTTGGACTTTGCCCTGTTGACTCAATGTAACCACAGTATCACATCCTACGGGACATTTTCATATTGGTCCAGCTTCTTAACGAATGGAAGCTCATTGTTCCCATCAATGGTTTTCACTGCTAACAGCAAATCCAATCCACTCGATTCGCCGTGGCCAATTTGGGCCATGCCTGATTCTGGTCTTAAATATTAG
- the LOC131879045 gene encoding insulin receptor-like translates to MSPCTAHCRRYRRRSSSRDRNRIGPAFELDLGHSVDSVLGPVRANRGPPALMCLSASTPAWQRVRHWSAPDSLTAWTSQHSPLLSVTDEPGSHLWSAGPLEPPGSKMEVEMGGWRGSLPSLCTPTPLLCLAHPLVQRHGPSHQRGAGTWTQVSHSRRLRQDRLAEPPTPQPDRKPATSAPTRPPFVPVEAVTEPSTRLSADASWWSDRKFAYNPGSRPPESVPPRPRSEKCRVLSAGRGEIDGMCSIMTDSMAPALTLGVVPFPPPRPPGPLALSDRVIPRTRPVPVKVLSQECMFSRRIDKWSPGRLFSASPVFYLCVALWLSTIITPACAKICPSLKIQTNFKDLRGCTVIEGSLVIMSGFETMNLGPDDYLRKNLSFPELREITDYLLVFKAGRVLSFSTLFPNLAVIRGNKLLGNWALIIFQNENLAEIGLLSLTSILHGGVKIIENPSLCYVNTVDWKKIVNVDYLPHINIEENREYLYCPAQCPSVCPQSEDSKSFLCWTEQDCQRVAIPCPASGAGQSYSCYSDNNGLQNICNQECLGGCNPHDSTDCWACRNVRWESSEGKKCNNVCPHPLLVYKDWICINETDCSEKKTFNNVGDDFKEGRPLKSYDNKCIEECPRDTKEKTRADGIETCVQCFDCPKPCGGGTITSLEDLKSFEDCTHVRGDLTIQISGSNVVQHLEKTLGRVVEIRGFLKISRVYSLNSLDFFKSLKYIEGIPSNSEQNLYFTLVLRQNENLRKLFPLGPNNETVTIRYHPQEGSSPREGNALIHYNPRLCPSEIKKLIKASKLNPNQKPEEISYTNNGDKALCSPDKLKFTVDKNGMLLILTFSNYQKMIYEKDPKADVRGLLGYEIHYREISKATFENRNQTKYGGRDACGSDGWTVQDHTPEGSAVKQGDLTWPDETTFFVVKPYTYYAIFVTTLLLKEYDGTQGINGAQSDMVYVLSDEGYPDPPRSIEFVKSNYSTLNITWHPPAAPNGIIDHYELVLELKETDLNKLSERDYCHSPSYRPPPDTVDVKTNKKKSNNPSMMTQGTLNTLLNGGRPGQADTCDCRSCPGFVEGMANNNDGEDLSIGTRMEKDNFLNLVVNRVFESPAEEGSRRKRSQFSGKDDMEISPDSNEISKTSPMKPLNSMNEEVVFDGIVRTPVTTKSGNVATRPNNTVVRDAEGNIDYYVTFSAKVNGSQHHLLVTKLKHFGSYSFKIRACHAPKEMKEMIGMQKWCSGTVLTNARVAAKPMADDIPGTLRVLSHNESDTAIISWNPPKDPNDVIVKYNVRYKSKEDSKDSTTSCVLAHKIRDLNYIYEMPVVGSYYVSVQAVSLYGPGNWTDFEWVVGPNQGGPSALTIVLVCVLILVFLGVGFGVTFKIMIKKNAEPTFSGNPSYLEMQYVADDWEVNRNLITVGDELGKGAFATVYKGVYKDPKKGVLDVAMKTPKESATHNECMLFLNEAHMMKPIVTPHIVRLIGVVSVNTPYWVILEFMALGDLKSYLKTMRPGSEYNVDGRPPPTAREVKQMALEIADGMAYLANRLKSVVHRDLAARNCLVSKDKVVKIADFGMAREIYSIYTKHDKGMMPIRWMPPESLRGEATIASDVWSFGVVLWEMVTLADQPYRGMSNNEVMDHVMRGGILDRPEDCPDDLFDLMNRCWQTWQSRRPSFLDICHELLPVSNERFKNESYFTSTEGQQAYRTQEENRRIAAEEAEATAALENTPCLTGNGNSNSHSGNGELYSATGGSQSGPGQMDSNGKVTFVSGSTPNDSRGFARQSSTPNNISLFNLSTNNATTPNQRFIKWSNPILKRYRNKSGSTSGEA, encoded by the exons ATGTCCCCGTGTACCGCCCATTGCCGCCGTTACCGCCGTCGCTCATCCTCGCGTGACCGGAACCGGATTGGACCCGCCTTCGAGCTTGATCTCGGACACTCCGTGGACTCCGTGCTGGGCCCGGTTAGAGCTAACCGCGGTCCGCCCGCCCTGATGTGTTTGAGCGCCAGTACGCCGGCTTGGCAGCGGGTCCGGCATTGGTCGGCCCCGGACTCCTTGACGGCCTGGACCAGTCAGCACTCGCCACTTTTGAGTGTCACGGATGAGCCGGGCAGTCACCTTTGGTCGGCGGGGCCCCTGGAGCCGCCCGGGTCCAAAATGGAAGTGGAAATGGGGGGTTGGCGGGGTTCGCTGCCCAGCTTGTGCACCCCCACCCCACTTCTGTGTTTGGCCCATCCCTTAGTGCAACGTCATGGACCTTCCCATCAACGGGGGGCCGGCACTTGGACTCAAGTGTCACATTCTCGCCGATTGCGCCAGGATCGGCTGGCCGAACCGCCGACCCCGCAGCCTGACCGGAAACCGGCCACCTCGGCCCCCACTCGGCCCCCCTTTGTACCTGTTGAGGCCGTGACTGAACCCTCAACGCGCCTAAGTGCGGACGCAAGCTGGTGGTCCGACCGAAAGTTCGCCTATAATCCGGGTTCTCGGCCGCCGGAATCGGTGCCGCCTAGACCTCGATCGGAGAAATGCCGTGTTCTCTCCGCCGGTCGGGGTGAAATAGACGGGATGTGTTCCATAATGACTGATTCGATGGCGCCCGCCTTGACTTTAGGAGTCGTCCCTTTTCCGCCCCCGCGTCCACCCGGTCCGCTAGCGCTAAGTGACCGTGTGATACCCCGGACTCGACCCGTGCCCGTGAAAGTGCTCAGCCAGGAATGCATGTTCTCGCGGAGAATTGACAAATGGTCACCTGGCCGACTCTTCTCCGCCTCGCCAGTCTTCTATTTGTGTGTGGCATTGTGGCTGTCTACGATAATTACACCAGCTTGTGCCAAAA TCTGCCCTAGCCTCAAGATTCAAACGAATTTCAAAGATCTTCGTGGTTGCACCGTCATTGAAGGTAGTCTGGTCATCATGAGTggttttgaaacaatgaaccTCGGACCGGACGATTACCTTCGCAAGAATCTCTCCTTCCCCGAGCTTAGAGAAATCACCGATTATTTGTTGGTGTTCAAAGCCGGGCGGGTACTCTCCTTTTCAACATTATTTCCCAATCTAGCCGTGATCCGCGGCAACAAGCTCCTAGGG AATTGGGCGTtaattattttccaaaatgagaaTTTGGCAGAGATCGGCCTACTAAGCCTAACCTCAATTCTCCATGGCGGTGTCAAGATCATAGAGAATCCAAGCCTCTGTTATGTCAATACCGTCGATTGGAAGAAGATTGTTAATGTGGATTACTTGCCTCATATTAATATAGAG GAAAACCGAGAATATCTTTATTGTCCGGCTCAGTGTCCTTCAGTGTGTCCCCAAAGTGAAGACAGTAAGTCATTTCTTTGCTGGACGGAGCAAGATTGTCAACGCGTGGCCATTCCTTGCCCCGCTTCGGGTGCGGGGCAATCGTATTCGTGCTACTCGGATAATAATGGGCTGCAAAATATCTGCAATCAGGAGTGCTTGGGCGGATGCAATCCTCATGACAGTACGGATTGCTGGGCTTGTAGGAATGTCCGATGGGAATCCAGCGAGGGCAAGAAATGCAATAATGTGTGTCCTCACCCTTTGCTTGTG TATAAGGATTGGATCTGCATCAATGAAACGGATTGTAGCGAGAAAAAGACCTTCAACAACGTTGGGGACGATTTCAAAGAGGGGCGCCCCCTCAAGTCGTATGATAACAAATGTATAGAGGAATGTCCCAGAGATACCAAGGAGAAAACCAGAGCTGATGGCATTGAAACGTGTGTCCAGTGTTTTGATTGTCCCAAACCGTGTGGCGGGGGAACAATTACCAGTTTGGAGGATCTCAAAAGCTTCGAGGACTGTACCCATGTTCGAGGCGATCTTACCATTCAGATCTCTGGCT CTAACGTGGTTCAACATTTGGAGAAAACATTGGGTCGAGTCGTTGAGATTCGAGGGTTCCTCAAGATTTCTCGAGTCTATTCCCTGAACTCATTAGATTTCTTCAAGAGTCTAAAATACATCGAAGGTATTCCTTCGAATAGCGAGCAAAATCTTTATTTCACATTGGTTCTCCGGCAAAACGAGAACTTGCGCAAGCTGTTTCCGCTGGGACCCAACAATGAAACTGTCACGATTCGTTACCATCCACAAGAGGGCTCCTCACCAAGAGAAGGTAATGCACTGATCCATTACAATCCGAGGTTGTGCCCAAGCGAGATCAAGAAACTGATCAAAGCCTCCAAGCTGAATCCGAACCAAAAGCCCGAAGAGATTTCCTATACCAACAATGGAGATAAGGCCTTGTGCAGTCCGGATAAGTTGAAGTTCACTGTAGACAAGAACGGAATGCTACTCattttaacgtttagtaacTATCAGAAGATGATCTATGAAAAGGACCCCAAAGCCGATGTCCGAGGCTTGCTCGGTTATGAAATTCATTACCGAGAGATCTCAAAGGCCACCTTCGAAAATCGCAATCAAACCAAGTATGGAGGACGAGACGCATGCGGCAGTGATGGTTGGACAGTTCAAGATCATACCCCCGAGGGATCTGCTGTGAAACAGGGTGACCTGACTTGGCCGGATGAAACAACCTTTTTCGTAGTCAAGCCCTACACTTATTATGCAATCTTCGTCACAACTCTTCTCCTGAAGGAGTATGACGGCACCCAAGGCATAAATGGTGCTCAATCCGATATGGTGTACGTTTTGTCAGACGAAGGCTATCCTGATCCGCCTCgttcaattgaatttgtcaAGTCCAACTACTCGACCTTGAACATCACTTGGCACCCTCCGGCTGCGCCTAATGGAATTATTGATCACTATGAACTCGTTTTGGAATTGAAGGAGACTGATTTGAATAAGCTAAGTGAGAGAGATTACTGCCATTCACCGTCCTATCGTCCCCCACCAGACACCGTGGATGTGAagacaaacaagaaaaagagcaaCAATCCTTCTATGATGACCCAAGGGACGCTAAACACTTTGCTTAATGGCGGCCGACCTGGCCAAGCTGACACTTGTGATTGCCGATCTTGTCCGGGTTTCGTAGAGGGGATGGCTAATAACAATGATGGTGAAGATCTCTCCATTGGAACCAGAATGgagaaagacaattttttgaatCTGGTCGTGAACAGAGTATTCGAATCTCCTGCGGAAGAGGGAAGTCGCCGAAAGCGATCACAATTCTCGGGCAAAGACGACATGGAAATTTCCCCCGACTCGAATGAAATTAGCAAAACGAGCCCCATGAAGCCGCTAAACAGTATGAATGAAGAGGTGGTATTTGACGGAATAGTGCGTACTCCCGTGACGACCAAGAGTGGAAACGTGGCAACCCGTCCCAATAACACTGTCGTGCGGGATGCGGAAGGAAACATCGACTACTACGTCACGTTTAGTGCCAAAGTGAACGGTTCTCAGCATCATCTGCTCGTGACGAAGCTCAAGCATTTTGGGTCGTACTCGTTTAAGATCCGTGCTTGTCACGCCCCcaaggaaatgaaagaaatgatagGAATGCAGAAATGGTGTAGTGGAACTGTGCTGACGAATGCGCGGGTGGCAGCCAAACCCATGGCTGATGACATCCCCGGAACGTTAAGGGTCCTGTCCCACAACGAGTCGGACACTGCCATCATCTCGTGGAACCCACCtaaggacccaaatgatgTGATTGTGAAGTACAACGTGCGATATAAATCCAAGGAGGATTCGAAAGATTCGACGACGTCGTGCGTTCTGGCGCATAAAATCCGGGATTTGAATTACATCTATGAAATGCCCGTCGTGGGCAGCTACTATGTGAGTGTGCAAGCGGTTTCCTTGTATGGACCTGGAAATTGGACCGATTTTGAATGGGTGGTGGGCCCGAATCAGGGTGGACCAAGTGCGCTGACCATTGTGCTGGTCTGCGTTCTGATATTGGTGTTTCTGGGCGTAGGGTTCGGTGTTACTTTTAAAATCATGATCAAGAAGAATGCTGAGCCCACATTCTCAGGCAACCCCTCGTACCTAGAAATG cAATATGTTGCGGATGATTGGGAAGTGAATCGAAACTTGATCACCGTTGGCGATGAGCTCGGGAAAGGTGCTTTCGCCACCGTCTACAAAGGCGTGTATAAGGACCCGAAAAAAGGCGTTCTCGATGTGGCCATGAAAACGCCGAAGGAGAGTGCTACCCACAACGAGTGTATGCTCTTCTTGAACGAAGCTCATATGATGAA GCCCATCGTTACGCCTCACATTGTTCGCCTGATTGGGGTTGTCTCCGTTAACACGCCCTACTGGGTCATTTTAGAGTTTATGGCCTTGGGTGATCTTAAATCGTACCTGAAAACAATGCGACCAGGCTCTGAATACAATGTGGATGGTCGGCCCCCACCCACTGCCAGG GAGGTGAAACAAATGGCATTAGAAATTGCCGATGGCATGGCCTACCTCGCAAACCGACTCAAGAGTGTCGTTCATAGAGATCTCGCGGCTCGAAACTGTCTCGTGTCCAAAGacaaagtggtcaaaatcGCCGACTTTGGAATGGCGCGCGAAATCTACTCAATTTACACCAAAC aTGACAAGGGAATGATGCCCATTCGATGGATGCCACCCGAGTCCTTGCGCGGAGAAGCCACTATTGCCTCAGATGTTTGGTCATTTGGCGTTGTCTTGTGGGAAATGGTGACCCTGGCTGATCAACCCTATCGTGGCATGTCCAACAATGAAGTCATGGATCATGTGATGAGAGGCGGCATTTTAGATCGGCCAGAAGACTGTCCggatgatctctttgatctcATGAATCGTTGTTGGCAGACGTGGCAATCTCGGAGGccctcatttttggacatttgtcACGAATTACTGCCCGTCTCTAATGAGCGTTTCAAGAATGAGTCATACTTCACCTCGACCGAAGGCCAACAGGCGTATCGAACTCAGGAAGAGAATCGTCGCATTGCCGCTGAAGAAGCCGAAGCCACGGCAGCCCTCGAGAATACTCCTTGTCTCACTGGCAACGGGAATAGCAACAGTCACAGTGGGAATGGTGAGTTATACTCGGCCACGGGCGGTAGTCAATCCGGCCCCGGACAAATGGACTCCAACGGCAAGGTCACTTTTGTGTCCGGTTCCACGCCCAATGACTCCCGAGGTTTCGCACGTCAGAGTTCCACGCCGAACAATATCAGCTTGTTCAACCTGTCAACCAATAATGCCACCACTCCGAATCAAAGATTCATCAAGTGGTCAAATCCCATTCTAAAACGATACAGGAACAAATCTGGATCTACCTCTGGCGAAGCTTAA
- the LOC131879056 gene encoding insulin-like growth factor 1 receptor has translation MFSRRIDKWSPGRLFSASPVFYLCVALWLSTIITPACAKICPSLKIQTNFKDLRGCTVIEGSLVIMSGFETMNLGPDDYLRKNLSFPELREITDYLLVFKAGRVLSFSTLFPNLAVIRGNKLLGNWALIIFQNENLAEIGLLSPNLNSPWRCQDHRESKPLLCQYRRLEEDC, from the exons ATGTTCTCGCGGAGAATTGACAAATGGTCACCTGGCCGACTCTTCTCCGCCTCGCCAGTCTTCTATTTGTGTGTGGCATTGTGGCTGTCTACGATAATTACACCAGCTTGTGCCAAAA TCTGCCCTAGCCTCAAGATTCAAACGAATTTCAAAGATCTTCGTGGTTGCACCGTCATTGAAGGTAGTCTGGTCATCATGAGTggttttgaaacaatgaaccTCGGACCGGACGATTACCTTCGCAAGAATCTCTCCTTCCCCGAGCTTAGAGAAATCACCGATTATTTGTTGGTGTTCAAAGCCGGGCGGGTACTCTCCTTTTCAACATTATTTCCCAATCTAGCCGTGATCCGCGGCAACAAGCTCCTAGGG AATTGGGCGTtaattattttccaaaatgagaaTTTGGCAGAGATCGGCCTACTAAGCCCTAACCTCAATTCTCCATGGCGGTGTCAAGATCATAGAGAATCCAAGCCTCTGTTATGTCAATACCGTCGATTGGAAGAAGATTGTTAA
- the LOC131879057 gene encoding uncharacterized protein LOC131879057: MNIRVFLVLLSFGLVLARPGGYKNLGGVYTPTKELDYMDAAKSAGKFAWSKKFEEELSPADVNRGERRAEYVPTFFTSKDNHAALTNGRPADENLRLQRETSQEQQFNAPLYYQQY, translated from the exons ATGAACATCCGAGTGTTTTTGGTCCTTCTCTCTTTCGGTCTGGTTTTGGCCAGACCTGGAGGATACAAGAACTTGGGCGGAGTCTACACTCCCACCAAGGAATTAGACTACATGGATGCCGCCAAAAGTGCAG GTAAATTTGCCTGGAGCAAGAAGTTCGAGGAGGAGTTGAGCCCCGCCGATGTGAACCGTGGCGAGCGCCGTGCCGAATACGTCCCCACTTTCTTCACATCCAAGGACAACCACGCAGCCTTGACCAATGGCCGTCCCGCCGATGAGAACCTTCGTCTCCAACGAGAGACTTCCCAAGAGCAACAGTTCAACGCTCCTCTGTACTACCAACAGTACTAA